The nucleotide window AACTTTACAGTCGTTGTCATAGAAGCTGGACCAACTAGAGATCCTCAGCACGATTTTGCTTCCGATGAGCTATCGATGCAGCAATTAGCATGGAACGATACACGCATTGTCGCTGGCAACAACCCCTTAACTATGGGACATAATAACTCTGGACGTGGTGTCGGCGGTGGAACCGTACATTTTACTGGCGTTTTCTTGCGTTTTCATGACACGGATTTTCGGATGAAATCACTACATGGCGTTGGAGAAGATTGGCCAATAAGCTATGAAGACTTAGAACCATTTTACGCAAAAGTCGAGAAAGATATTGCCGTGTCAGGTCCTAAGTATTTCCCTTGGGGCAATTTCAACGGTCCATATCCATATCCAGAAAGGGACCCCTTAAGCCCGAATACATATATGTTTATGGATGGCTGTAAGACCTTAGGGATTGTAGCAAGCGTGGCTCCCCTGGCAATTCTGTCTGCCCCTTTTGAAGGCAGACCCCCTTGTATAAACCGTGGGTTCTGTAATCAGGGCTGTATGCCGAATGCAAAATTCAGTACTCTAATTCAACATATACCAAAGGCAATTCTTGCGGGAGCGGTGGTGATAGACGACGCGACTGTCACTGAAGTGATGTCGAATGCAACAGGAAAAGTGACCGGTGTCCGATTCACCCATAACGGTATAGAATATATACAGCGTGCTAAAATCGTTATTTTGTCTGCCTATGCCGTGGAGACACCGCGACTGCTGTTACACTCCGCTACACCACAGCACCCTAATGGGTTAGCCAATAGTAGTGGTTGGGTTGGCAAGGCAATCATGCCGCACAGTAGTCATGATGTATATGCGAAATTCAAGGAAGAGATTCGACTATATAAAGGCACCCCAGTGCTAGCGACTACTCAAGATTTCTACGAAACGAATATTCATCGCGGCTTTATTAGCGGATATTCGCTACACGCTCACGGTGCTAGACCATTAGGAATTGCTGGCGAATTAGCATCACGAGCAAATATTTGGGGTAAACAGCTCCGTGATACGATGCTTGATTATAATCATTATGGTCGTGTTACTATGGTAGGCAACGTCATGCCCGAATACTGTAATGACGTGACTCTATCGGATGAGAAAGATCATCTTGGAGTGCCACGTGCAAAGATCACCTTCAGCTATGGAGAAAACGACTTACGCCTCATTGATCATGCAGTTGAGATGATGAGCAACATCTTAGAGGCTGCAGGTGGAAAGGTTGAATATGTAGTTCCTGATACTGCCCACCTTATGGGTGGATGTCGTATGGGTAGTAATCCATCGAAATCTGTAGTGAATTCTTATTGCCAAAGCCATGACGTGAATAATTTATTTATATGTGACGCTAGCGTGTTCGTCACTTCCACTGGCGCCAACCCGACTGCTACGGTAATGGCTATTGCAGAAAGAACGGCTGAATACATCAAGAATCATGCATCAGATTGCTTGTAACAAAATCGCTGCATAGATATAATAGTTTACAAATAGAATAAGTAGGTAAAGGAGTTGATTTTGTGTCCATGAAAGAATTAGAAATTATTAAAAAAGCTGTTTTAATCGAAAAAGAAGGTTACGAGTTCTACAAAATGGCTGCAGAAAAAGCGACTGAAGAAGATGTGAAGGATGCATTTATGTTCTTAGCGAATGAAGAAAAGGCCCATCTAGATTGGTTAATGTCTTTATATGAGGATATTAAAGCAGATAGAAACATTACACTCGATATTGAAAACTTGAAAGAACCTGATCAACCTAAACGTATATTCACTTGGAAAAACGTATCTCCAGAAAGTGGCTCATTAGCTGTCTCTGTCTTTGGCATCGGTGCTAACATGGAGAAGAACGCCATCGACTTCTATCGAAAAGCAGCCAAAGAATCAGAGATTCCTGAAGCAAAGGCATTATTCGAGAAGCTAGTAGACTGG belongs to Desulfuribacillus stibiiarsenatis and includes:
- a CDS encoding ferritin-like domain-containing protein, producing the protein MKELEIIKKAVLIEKEGYEFYKMAAEKATEEDVKDAFMFLANEEKAHLDWLMSLYEDIKADRNITLDIENLKEPDQPKRIFTWKNVSPESGSLAVSVFGIGANMEKNAIDFYRKAAKESEIPEAKALFEKLVDWEAEHMDEFQKNYDQLKEEWWDKQGFSTS
- a CDS encoding GMC family oxidoreductase, whose amino-acid sequence is MLQWKYQNQEADIVIVGAGAAGGVLAKELAEANFTVVVIEAGPTRDPQHDFASDELSMQQLAWNDTRIVAGNNPLTMGHNNSGRGVGGGTVHFTGVFLRFHDTDFRMKSLHGVGEDWPISYEDLEPFYAKVEKDIAVSGPKYFPWGNFNGPYPYPERDPLSPNTYMFMDGCKTLGIVASVAPLAILSAPFEGRPPCINRGFCNQGCMPNAKFSTLIQHIPKAILAGAVVIDDATVTEVMSNATGKVTGVRFTHNGIEYIQRAKIVILSAYAVETPRLLLHSATPQHPNGLANSSGWVGKAIMPHSSHDVYAKFKEEIRLYKGTPVLATTQDFYETNIHRGFISGYSLHAHGARPLGIAGELASRANIWGKQLRDTMLDYNHYGRVTMVGNVMPEYCNDVTLSDEKDHLGVPRAKITFSYGENDLRLIDHAVEMMSNILEAAGGKVEYVVPDTAHLMGGCRMGSNPSKSVVNSYCQSHDVNNLFICDASVFVTSTGANPTATVMAIAERTAEYIKNHASDCL